Below is a genomic region from Terriglobales bacterium.
CGGGCGGAGTTGCACAGATTCTCGGCCCGACGGGCGGCTACCTGCTGGCCTATCCGGCGGTCGCGTACGTCGCGGGCATGGGGCGGGAACGCGGTTTCACCCGGCTGTTGGGTGCGGGCATCGCGGCGGAGGTCGTCCTGTTCGCCGGCGGTGTGGCGTGGCTGTTCCTGCTGACCGGCTCAGCCCGGCTGGCGGCGCAGTTCGGCGCGCTGCCCTTCGTATTCGCGGAAGTCATCAAGATCATGCTGGCGGCGGGCGCGGCCGACCGCTGGCAGCGTTTTCGTAGTGGCAGCAAGGCCTAGTTCCGTCCCCGCATGACCTCGCACGCCTCAAGAACCAGCCGGGCCAAGCCCGCCGGAGTACGCGAGATCACCGTGGCCCACAGCCCGGACTCCGACGACGCCTTCATGTTCTACGCGCTGGCCACCAACAAGCTCGAGACTCCCGGGTTGAGATTCCAACACACGCTCTGCGACATCGAGACGCTGAACCGCAAGGCGCTGGAAGGCTTCTACGACGTCACCGCCATTTCGTTCCATGCCTATCCTTACGTGCAGGAGAAGTACGCCCTGCTGCCCACGGGCGGGAGCGTGGGCGATGGCTACGGGCCGATGGTGGTGTCGCCACGTTCGCTGACCCAGGAGGAGTTGGCGGGGCACACCATCGCTATTCCCGGCACGCTGACCACGGCGTATCTGGCGCTGAAGCTGTTCCTGCCCGAAGCTCACACGGCGGTGGTTCCTTTTGACCAGATCATTCCGCAGGTAATGGAAGGACGCTACCAGGCGGGGCTGATCATCCACGAAGGGCAGCTCACTTACGCCAAGGCCGGGCTGCATCGCATCGTGGACCTGGGAAAATGGTGGCTCGAGACCA
It encodes:
- a CDS encoding MqnA/MqnD/SBP family protein translates to MTSHASRTSRAKPAGVREITVAHSPDSDDAFMFYALATNKLETPGLRFQHTLCDIETLNRKALEGFYDVTAISFHAYPYVQEKYALLPTGGSVGDGYGPMVVSPRSLTQEELAGHTIAIPGTLTTAYLALKLFLPEAHTAVVPFDQIIPQVMEGRYQAGLIIHEGQLTYAKAGLHRIVDLGKWWLETTGLPLPLGGNAIRRSLGVETIRIVSAAIKGSIQYALDHREQALEYAMQFARELDPDSANKFVGMYVNERTLDYGEEGREAVRRLLDMGHRAGIIPHEAKVEFLG
- a CDS encoding biotin transporter BioY, encoding MRDRKRGQVAIFPALPASRSTEFLYQTLVVVSASLFVALCARVTLPLPFTPVPLTLQNFGVLAVGMTLGSRRGAAALALYLAEGALGLPVFNPAGAGGVAQILGPTGGYLLAYPAVAYVAGMGRERGFTRLLGAGIAAEVVLFAGGVAWLFLLTGSARLAAQFGALPFVFAEVIKIMLAAGAADRWQRFRSGSKA